One Thermoflexus hugenholtzii JAD2 DNA segment encodes these proteins:
- a CDS encoding ring-cleaving dioxygenase → MEGIQGLHHVTALAGDPRGNLGFYREVLGLRLVKRTVNFDDPGAYHLYYGDALGRPGTLLTFFPWPGARPGQVGAGQVAVTAFTIPAAAIGYWQERLQAHGVAVERIAPRFQEEEVVLGFRDPDGLALELVAHPRAEERAGWPDGPVPLDAAIRGLHAVTLLEAVGEPTLRFLIEGMGFRVEREEGDRIRLQVGPGGPGAWMDLWIDPRASRGRVAVGTVHHVAWRVANEADQGAWRTHLQAWGLYVTPVMDRKYFRSIYFREPGGVLFEIATDPPGFTVDEPPERLGTGLMLPDWLEPQRGEIERALPPL, encoded by the coding sequence GTGGAGGGGATTCAGGGGCTTCATCACGTGACGGCCCTGGCGGGGGATCCGCGGGGGAACCTGGGGTTCTACCGGGAGGTCCTGGGGTTACGGCTGGTCAAGCGCACGGTGAACTTCGACGACCCGGGCGCTTATCACCTGTATTACGGGGATGCCCTGGGCCGGCCGGGGACCTTGCTGACGTTCTTTCCGTGGCCGGGGGCGCGCCCGGGGCAGGTCGGTGCGGGGCAGGTTGCGGTGACTGCTTTCACCATCCCAGCGGCCGCCATCGGTTACTGGCAGGAGCGGTTGCAGGCCCATGGGGTCGCTGTGGAGCGCATCGCTCCGCGTTTTCAAGAGGAGGAGGTGGTCCTGGGGTTTCGGGACCCCGATGGCCTGGCCCTGGAGCTGGTCGCCCATCCCCGGGCGGAGGAGCGTGCGGGCTGGCCGGATGGGCCGGTTCCGCTGGATGCTGCGATCCGAGGCCTTCATGCGGTGACCCTTCTGGAGGCCGTTGGGGAGCCCACGCTTCGTTTCCTGATCGAGGGAATGGGGTTCCGAGTGGAGCGGGAGGAGGGGGATCGGATCCGCCTGCAGGTCGGCCCAGGGGGTCCAGGGGCGTGGATGGATCTCTGGATCGATCCCCGGGCCTCCCGGGGTCGCGTGGCGGTGGGGACGGTGCATCACGTGGCCTGGCGGGTTGCCAACGAGGCGGATCAGGGCGCTTGGCGGACCCATTTGCAGGCGTGGGGGCTTTATGTCACCCCGGTGATGGACCGGAAGTATTTCCGCTCGATCTATTTCCGGGAGCCCGGCGGGGTGCTGTTCGAGATCGCCACGGATCCGCCCGGGTTCACGGTGGATGAGCCGCCGGAACGTCTGGGGACGGGCTTGATGTTGCCGGACTGGCTGGAGCCCCAGCGGGGCGAGATCGAGCGAGCGCTGCCGCCTCTATGA
- a CDS encoding luciferase domain-containing protein, with the protein MDRLEDLPARTGERPLTRRSMPHQQLTQNAPRALQEALFERARALPGVRVAPSRISVPGARAFYLDPERAQGPAEAFVFGYEFAHLHPPYDGSLHLSLPPELAERVVERGWGEFHPLVAQGVLPPTYVMVYGPRDEAELEVVWRILQASYAFARGEEVESVQAQKGDRNA; encoded by the coding sequence ATGGATCGCCTGGAGGATCTTCCAGCGCGCACGGGGGAGCGGCCGTTGACGCGCCGCTCGATGCCCCACCAGCAGCTCACCCAGAACGCCCCTCGGGCACTGCAGGAGGCGCTGTTCGAACGGGCGCGGGCCCTGCCGGGCGTTCGGGTGGCCCCCAGTCGGATCTCCGTGCCCGGAGCCCGGGCGTTTTACCTGGACCCGGAGCGAGCGCAGGGCCCGGCGGAGGCTTTTGTGTTCGGTTATGAGTTCGCCCATCTCCATCCCCCTTACGATGGAAGCCTGCATCTATCGCTGCCGCCGGAGCTGGCGGAACGCGTGGTGGAGCGCGGATGGGGGGAATTCCACCCTCTGGTCGCCCAGGGGGTGTTGCCCCCGACCTATGTGATGGTATATGGGCCGCGGGACGAGGCGGAGCTGGAGGTGGTGTGGCGGATCCTCCAGGCCAGCTACGCTTTCGCGCGCGGCGAAGAGGTGGAGTCGGTCCAGGCCCAGAAAGGAGATCGAAACGCATGA